The following are encoded together in the Microbacterium hatanonis genome:
- a CDS encoding heme o synthase: protein MDISTTSITPVATPQKSFGRTFRAYLALTKPRVLELLLVTTVPVMILAQNGMPNLWLVLATVIGGSLSAGSAAAFNMYLDRDIDAHMQRTEKRPLVTGEVTPRNALIFAWTLAAASTVWLFFTTNWLAAALSAGAIFFYVVIYTMILKRRTEQNIVWGGIAGCFPVLIGWSAVTGSLSWTPFILFALVFLWTPPHYWPLSMKYKDQYEEVDVPMLGATRSGSQVGLQVILYGWATVACSLLLIPVASMGLVYTVSALVFGGWFLYESHRLYSRAVRGTEPRPMRVFHASITYLTLLFVAIAVDPLLPF from the coding sequence ATGGACATCTCGACGACGTCGATTACGCCGGTCGCGACCCCCCAGAAGTCGTTCGGACGCACGTTCCGCGCCTATCTCGCGCTGACGAAGCCCCGGGTCCTCGAGCTGCTGCTGGTCACGACCGTGCCGGTCATGATCCTCGCGCAGAACGGTATGCCGAACCTGTGGCTGGTGCTCGCCACGGTGATCGGCGGCTCGCTCAGCGCGGGCTCCGCCGCCGCGTTCAACATGTACCTCGACCGCGACATCGACGCGCACATGCAGCGCACCGAGAAGCGTCCTCTCGTCACCGGCGAGGTGACGCCGCGCAACGCGCTGATCTTCGCGTGGACGCTCGCGGCGGCATCCACCGTCTGGCTCTTCTTCACCACCAACTGGCTCGCCGCCGCTCTTTCCGCCGGCGCCATCTTCTTCTACGTCGTCATCTACACGATGATCCTCAAGCGCCGCACCGAGCAGAACATCGTGTGGGGCGGCATCGCGGGGTGCTTCCCCGTGCTCATCGGCTGGTCCGCGGTCACCGGGTCGCTGAGCTGGACCCCGTTCATCCTCTTCGCGCTCGTGTTCCTGTGGACGCCGCCGCACTACTGGCCGCTGTCGATGAAGTACAAGGACCAGTACGAAGAGGTCGACGTGCCCATGCTCGGCGCCACTCGCAGCGGTTCTCAGGTCGGACTCCAGGTCATCCTGTACGGCTGGGCGACCGTGGCGTGCTCGCTCCTGCTCATCCCCGTCGCGTCGATGGGTCTCGTCTACACGGTGTCGGCCCTCGTCTTCGGCGGGTGGTTCCTCTACGAGTCGCACCGCCTCTACTCGCGCGCCGTGCGCGGCACCGAGCCGCGCCCGATGCGCGTCTTCCACGCCTCGATCACGTACCTCACGCTGCTGTTCGTCGCGATCGCGGTCGACCCGCTCCTGCCCTTCTGA
- a CDS encoding DeoR/GlpR family DNA-binding transcription regulator, whose translation MASSTSLIPEQRRQEILRHLRREEVLSYRQITDLLGVSQMTARRDVALLAEQGRVTATAGGAAIVARRLSEPLRAQKAQTDLPQKTAISRAAAALVADSMTIYLDAGTTVQAMRPFLEDRSDLTVVTNDLTTVQAFLDHPSVDLICIGGRVDRDNQSTIGRLASLTLAELSVDVAFLSCSSWDARHGVTTPTEAKVDPKRAALHSATSSVLLADSGKYGSFAKYRIMRLDELDTVVTDDDLSSEDAEAIRAHDVEVVCAAIDDSAEAVMRAGGGVPS comes from the coding sequence ATGGCGAGCAGCACTTCCCTCATTCCCGAGCAGCGTCGGCAGGAGATCCTTCGGCACCTCCGGCGGGAAGAGGTTCTGAGCTACCGGCAGATCACCGATCTGCTCGGCGTGAGCCAGATGACCGCGCGGCGCGACGTCGCGCTCCTCGCCGAACAGGGTCGCGTCACGGCCACCGCGGGCGGGGCGGCCATCGTCGCACGGCGGCTGAGCGAGCCCCTCCGCGCCCAGAAGGCGCAGACCGACCTGCCGCAGAAGACGGCGATCTCCCGAGCCGCCGCGGCGCTCGTGGCCGACTCGATGACGATCTACCTCGACGCCGGCACGACCGTCCAGGCCATGCGCCCGTTCCTCGAAGACCGCTCCGACCTCACGGTCGTCACGAACGATCTGACCACCGTCCAGGCCTTCCTCGATCACCCGAGCGTCGATCTCATCTGCATCGGCGGCCGGGTCGACCGCGACAACCAGTCGACGATCGGACGGTTGGCATCGCTGACCTTGGCCGAGCTCTCGGTCGACGTCGCCTTCCTCTCCTGCAGCTCGTGGGACGCACGCCACGGCGTGACGACGCCCACCGAGGCGAAGGTCGACCCCAAGCGTGCCGCCCTCCACTCCGCGACGTCGAGCGTGCTGCTCGCCGACTCCGGCAAGTACGGCAGCTTCGCGAAATACCGCATCATGCGTCTCGACGAACTCGACACGGTCGTGACCGACGACGACCTGTCGAGCGAAGACGCCGAGGCCATCCGCGCCCACGATGTCGAGGTCGTGTGCGCGGCGATCGACGACTCAGCAGAGGCCGTCATGCGCGCAGGCGGAGGCGTCCCTTCATAG
- a CDS encoding class II aldolase/adducin family protein — protein sequence MSAVDELIAAGARLVEAGLSPGSSGNLSIRDDDRILITGTGSSLGRLAEADIAVLDLDGTRISGARSSKESPLHVGFYRRDDAYRAVVHLHSPYAVAASCLEPWAPHSAVPPLTPYFVMRVGQTPLLPYRHPGDPELGRDLEHAPWMLRAALLANHGSIVAGTDMADAVDRGVELEEACRISLLTAQTPRREIDPEGVAELAARWDSPWQPGLSIH from the coding sequence ATGAGCGCCGTAGACGAACTGATCGCCGCCGGGGCCCGCCTGGTCGAGGCCGGCCTCAGCCCCGGCAGCAGCGGCAATCTCAGCATCCGTGACGACGACCGCATCCTCATCACGGGCACCGGCAGCTCGCTGGGCCGGCTCGCCGAGGCCGACATCGCGGTCCTCGACCTCGACGGCACCCGCATCTCCGGTGCGCGATCGTCGAAGGAATCTCCGCTGCACGTCGGTTTCTACCGCCGCGACGACGCCTACCGCGCGGTCGTGCACCTGCATTCGCCGTACGCCGTGGCCGCGTCGTGCCTCGAGCCGTGGGCACCGCACAGTGCCGTGCCGCCGCTGACTCCGTACTTCGTCATGCGCGTCGGGCAGACGCCGCTCCTCCCCTACCGCCACCCCGGCGACCCTGAGCTCGGGCGCGATCTCGAGCACGCCCCGTGGATGCTGCGTGCCGCGCTCCTGGCGAACCACGGCTCGATCGTGGCCGGTACCGACATGGCCGACGCCGTCGATCGGGGCGTCGAACTGGAGGAGGCGTGCCGTATCTCACTCCTCACCGCCCAGACGCCGCGACGCGAGATCGACCCCGAAGGGGTCGCGGAACTCGCCGCCCGCTGGGACAGCCCGTGGCAACCGGGTCTGTCGATACACTGA
- the otnK gene encoding 3-oxo-tetronate kinase, translating to MLGAIADDFTGATDLATMLRRSGHRVAVVIEDADPGAAAFDDIDAVVVALKTRTSPAAEAVDSSLLALERLRSWGADRFYFKYCSTFDSTDDGNIGPVLDALSGSLGARRTVVVPSLPANGRTVAEGRLFVGGELLENSPMRHHPLTPMTRSRVADLLRPQTSHGVTEVHLAAVRSGVEGLAAALAGLDDPLVVVDATTDDDLATIGAATRTDVLVSGGSGLALGIPGPGLADTGWHAPEPGGRLVLCGSVSEATRRQIDAATDISPVRSIDLDRAALDAETEITAIVSWVRAQDPAVAPIVCAARTSDDIRTSVDGVDTAPLVESVLTAVARALVTSGDVTAVIVAGGESSGAVVRGLGVETLRIGPELAPGVCWATTDIADGTVALALKSGNFGADDLFLSAWEKLA from the coding sequence GTGCTGGGAGCCATCGCCGACGACTTCACCGGCGCGACCGACCTCGCGACGATGCTGCGTCGCTCGGGTCACCGCGTCGCCGTCGTCATCGAGGACGCCGACCCCGGTGCGGCGGCATTCGACGACATCGACGCGGTGGTCGTCGCACTGAAGACGCGCACCTCCCCCGCGGCGGAGGCCGTCGATTCGTCGCTCCTGGCCCTCGAGCGCCTGCGCTCCTGGGGCGCTGATCGGTTCTACTTCAAATACTGTTCGACGTTCGACTCGACCGACGACGGCAATATCGGCCCCGTGCTCGACGCGCTCTCCGGCTCGCTCGGCGCGCGCCGTACGGTCGTCGTGCCGTCGCTCCCCGCCAATGGGCGGACCGTCGCGGAGGGCCGCCTCTTCGTCGGTGGCGAACTGCTCGAGAACTCCCCCATGCGCCATCATCCCCTCACACCGATGACCCGGTCGAGAGTGGCCGATCTTCTGCGCCCTCAGACCTCGCACGGCGTGACCGAGGTGCATCTGGCCGCCGTCCGATCCGGTGTCGAGGGCCTGGCCGCCGCTCTCGCGGGTCTCGACGATCCGCTCGTCGTCGTCGATGCGACCACCGACGACGACCTCGCCACGATCGGTGCCGCCACACGCACTGACGTGCTCGTCTCCGGCGGCTCGGGGCTGGCCCTCGGCATCCCCGGCCCGGGCCTGGCCGACACCGGCTGGCACGCACCGGAGCCCGGCGGGCGACTCGTTCTGTGCGGCAGCGTCTCCGAGGCGACGCGTCGACAGATCGACGCCGCCACCGACATCTCGCCGGTGCGCTCGATCGACCTCGACCGCGCCGCGCTCGATGCCGAGACCGAGATCACCGCGATCGTCTCGTGGGTGCGCGCGCAAGACCCGGCCGTCGCGCCGATCGTGTGCGCGGCTCGCACCTCCGACGACATCCGCACATCGGTGGACGGTGTCGACACCGCTCCCCTGGTCGAATCCGTGCTCACGGCCGTCGCTCGGGCGCTCGTGACCTCCGGTGACGTGACCGCGGTGATCGTCGCCGGCGGCGAGAGCAGCGGCGCCGTCGTCCGCGGGCTGGGCGTCGAGACGCTCCGCATCGGCCCGGAGCTTGCCCCCGGTGTGTGCTGGGCGACCACCGACATCGCGGACGGAACGGTCGCACTCGCCCTCAAGAGCGGCAACTTCGGTGCCGACGACCTGTTCCTGAGCGCCTGGGAGAAGCTCGCATGA
- a CDS encoding homoserine dehydrogenase has protein sequence MLDDLGIDRSLVSVVPDAAHLEWNGLDVLVEASGRVSAGYDYASTALSHGTHVVMVSKEVDSVVGPALAAAARDAGLSYLAGDGDQPANLLRLVDWVSAVGLDIVAIGKSGEYDLEFDPATGRVVQSGVEIDAPGLADLLELGDDVAATLAARAALVSTLKRAAAADSCEMAVVATRTGLTADVEAMHYPVARIDELADIYALAADGGIVSRDGVVDVFSGLRLPGEASFAGGVFAIVRTGDPVTWEILRGKGHVLSRDGKYACLYWPYHYMGVETPLTIHAAVDRALAAAPVWNSILAARTSVDLAAGTAFSVAGHHHEIAGVSPVMIDPAASVAPYYLLDGARLTRAIPAGEVVRLEDLEGVADAPLAAYLAGTTLMDSNGAHR, from the coding sequence ATGCTCGACGACCTGGGGATCGATCGATCCCTCGTCTCCGTGGTCCCCGACGCCGCGCACCTCGAGTGGAACGGCCTGGACGTCCTGGTCGAGGCCAGCGGACGCGTCTCGGCCGGCTACGACTATGCGTCGACGGCGCTCTCGCACGGCACCCACGTGGTGATGGTGAGCAAAGAGGTCGACTCGGTCGTCGGCCCCGCTCTCGCCGCCGCCGCACGCGACGCCGGCCTCAGCTACCTCGCGGGCGACGGCGATCAGCCCGCCAACCTGCTGCGGCTGGTCGACTGGGTCAGCGCGGTCGGCCTCGACATCGTCGCGATCGGGAAGTCGGGGGAGTACGACCTCGAGTTCGACCCCGCTACCGGCCGCGTCGTGCAGTCGGGCGTCGAGATCGACGCCCCCGGGCTCGCCGACCTCCTCGAGCTCGGAGACGATGTCGCCGCGACGCTCGCCGCACGTGCGGCCCTCGTTTCGACCCTCAAGCGCGCCGCCGCCGCCGACTCGTGCGAGATGGCGGTCGTCGCGACCCGCACCGGGCTCACCGCCGACGTCGAGGCGATGCACTATCCCGTTGCGCGGATCGACGAGCTCGCCGACATCTACGCCCTGGCGGCGGACGGCGGCATCGTCTCGCGCGACGGCGTCGTCGACGTCTTCTCCGGCCTCCGGCTGCCCGGCGAGGCGAGCTTCGCCGGCGGAGTGTTCGCGATCGTCCGCACCGGTGATCCGGTGACCTGGGAGATCCTGCGCGGGAAGGGGCACGTCCTGAGCCGCGACGGCAAGTACGCCTGCCTCTACTGGCCCTACCACTACATGGGCGTCGAGACGCCGCTGACGATCCACGCGGCCGTCGACCGCGCCCTCGCGGCAGCCCCGGTGTGGAACAGCATCCTCGCCGCTCGCACGAGTGTCGATCTCGCCGCCGGCACCGCTTTCTCGGTCGCCGGTCACCACCACGAGATCGCCGGTGTGTCGCCCGTCATGATCGACCCCGCGGCATCCGTCGCCCCGTACTACCTCCTCGACGGCGCCCGTCTCACCCGGGCGATCCCGGCGGGCGAGGTCGTACGACTCGAAGACCTGGAGGGAGTCGCCGACGCCCCCCTCGCCGCCTACCTGGCCGGCACGACCCTGATGGACTCGAACGGAGCTCACCGATGA
- a CDS encoding SLC13 family permease, whose amino-acid sequence MNAEIIALIGLALVFAIASLRNIHMGALALVAAFIIGIGVVGESLDDVLGGFPVDALIILLGITYLFGIARETGTIDWLVDRSIGLIGHRVALLPWGLWLIATGVACLGTSHAAFAVVPIAMSLAHTHRINSTLMGIAMSSAIVGGALAPTSINGITVMTVAQTAGIPYNPALMFALSVGINALVVLVAFFLFGGRELIRRSRGVKGGADASPTGGLGPTGSVGTGAGATATLLRTDVDTAVELKKLTGMQIMVMAAIVLLVGGFFTLTQLDVDVNLGVVALTIAVVIALVDPGVGRRALNRVDWNTILLLGGIITYVGVLTRLGAIDQLGEAARSVNEPLIAALVICVIAGLVSAFASTIGILGALIPLAVPLLLVGGGLEMTGFIYALAISASLVDCAPFGTTGATIVASTVEQDRPRVYRNLTIWGLSMVIVGPVVTIATMVVPFMLLG is encoded by the coding sequence ATGAACGCCGAGATCATCGCGCTGATCGGGCTCGCGCTCGTCTTCGCCATCGCGTCGCTGCGTAACATCCACATGGGTGCGCTCGCGCTGGTCGCGGCCTTCATCATCGGCATCGGCGTCGTGGGCGAGAGCCTCGACGACGTGCTGGGCGGCTTCCCCGTCGACGCACTCATCATCCTGCTCGGCATCACGTACCTGTTCGGGATCGCACGCGAGACCGGAACGATCGACTGGCTGGTCGATCGCTCGATCGGGCTCATCGGTCACCGCGTCGCCCTGCTTCCCTGGGGCCTCTGGCTGATCGCCACCGGCGTCGCCTGCCTCGGTACCTCGCACGCGGCATTCGCGGTCGTCCCGATCGCGATGAGTCTCGCGCACACACACCGCATCAACTCGACCCTCATGGGCATCGCGATGAGTTCGGCGATCGTCGGTGGCGCGCTCGCGCCGACGAGCATCAACGGGATCACGGTGATGACCGTCGCGCAGACCGCCGGCATCCCCTACAACCCGGCTCTCATGTTCGCCCTCTCGGTGGGCATCAACGCGCTGGTCGTTCTCGTGGCGTTCTTCCTGTTCGGCGGCCGCGAGCTCATCCGTCGTTCGCGGGGCGTCAAGGGCGGGGCGGATGCTTCGCCCACCGGCGGCCTCGGACCCACCGGCAGCGTCGGAACGGGCGCCGGCGCCACCGCCACCCTGCTCCGCACCGACGTCGACACGGCCGTCGAGCTGAAGAAGCTCACCGGCATGCAGATCATGGTGATGGCCGCCATCGTGCTGCTCGTCGGAGGGTTCTTCACGCTGACGCAGCTCGACGTCGATGTGAACCTCGGCGTGGTCGCGCTGACCATCGCCGTCGTCATCGCGCTCGTCGACCCGGGTGTCGGACGCCGCGCTCTCAACCGCGTCGACTGGAACACGATCCTCCTGCTGGGTGGCATCATTACGTACGTCGGCGTGCTCACCCGTCTCGGCGCGATCGACCAGCTCGGCGAGGCCGCCCGCTCGGTCAACGAGCCGCTCATCGCGGCCCTCGTCATCTGCGTCATCGCAGGCCTCGTCTCGGCGTTCGCGTCGACGATCGGCATTCTGGGCGCCCTGATCCCGCTGGCCGTCCCGCTGCTGCTGGTCGGCGGCGGACTCGAGATGACCGGCTTCATCTACGCGCTGGCGATCTCCGCCTCGCTCGTGGACTGCGCGCCGTTCGGTACCACCGGCGCCACGATCGTGGCGAGCACGGTGGAACAGGATCGGCCGCGCGTGTACCGCAACCTGACGATCTGGGGTCTGTCGATGGTGATCGTCGGGCCGGTCGTCACGATCGCAACGATGGTCGTGCCGTTCATGCTGCTCGGCTGA
- a CDS encoding COX15/CtaA family protein: protein MSAQSTADTHRSTDPTPLSRFVAWLPDRVDRRIRVFAWLSFVAEVLIIGTGGAVRLTGSGLGCPTWPTCTPDSLVATQEMGIHGIIEFGNRTLTGVVGILALAVVVLVWRMRRERRDLFVLAAIVLGGVVAQALVGGVTVLTGLNPFIVGFHYVASVVLVGVCAAFLVRMNAAPGPRSLAVPRWYLITTHVTTLVLALTIVFGVLTTGAGPHSGDDAAVRSGFDAQVLEHVHAWPGYALFALTLVLAIVAWARRLPVRRWITALLAIELVQISVGLYQARNGLPEWAVGTHMVLAALTAAAMVVVVLNLKTPAVSR, encoded by the coding sequence ATGTCAGCGCAGTCCACCGCCGACACCCACCGCAGCACCGACCCCACGCCGCTGTCGCGATTCGTCGCGTGGCTGCCCGACCGGGTGGATCGCCGCATCCGGGTCTTCGCCTGGCTCTCTTTCGTCGCCGAGGTGCTCATCATCGGCACCGGCGGGGCCGTGCGCCTCACCGGCTCGGGGCTCGGCTGCCCCACGTGGCCGACCTGCACGCCCGACTCGCTGGTCGCCACGCAGGAGATGGGCATCCACGGCATCATCGAGTTCGGCAACCGCACTCTCACCGGCGTCGTCGGGATCCTGGCGCTGGCCGTCGTCGTGCTCGTGTGGCGGATGCGTCGCGAACGCCGCGACCTCTTCGTGCTCGCCGCGATCGTTCTCGGCGGCGTCGTCGCCCAGGCCCTCGTGGGAGGAGTGACCGTCCTCACCGGCCTCAACCCCTTCATCGTCGGCTTCCACTACGTCGCCTCGGTCGTCCTGGTCGGCGTGTGCGCCGCGTTCCTCGTGCGGATGAACGCCGCCCCCGGCCCCCGCTCGCTCGCCGTCCCCCGCTGGTACCTGATCACGACGCACGTGACGACGCTCGTGCTCGCCCTCACCATCGTGTTCGGCGTGCTGACCACGGGCGCCGGCCCCCACTCCGGCGACGACGCGGCGGTGCGCAGCGGTTTCGACGCGCAGGTGCTCGAGCATGTACACGCGTGGCCCGGCTACGCGCTGTTCGCTCTGACCCTCGTGCTCGCGATCGTCGCGTGGGCGCGCCGTCTCCCGGTGCGCCGGTGGATCACCGCGCTGCTCGCCATCGAGCTCGTGCAGATCTCGGTGGGGCTCTACCAGGCTCGGAACGGTCTCCCGGAGTGGGCCGTCGGCACCCACATGGTGCTGGCCGCACTGACCGCCGCGGCCATGGTCGTCGTGGTGCTGAACCTGAAGACCCCCGCCGTCTCACGCTGA
- the sufB gene encoding Fe-S cluster assembly protein SufB codes for MTDVLIDRPELEGLGVYEFGWHDADAAGAVAQRGINESVVRGISALKDEPEWMLKTRLKGYQLFGRKPMPTWGADLSEIDFDNIKYFVRSTEKQAGTWEELPEDIRNTYERLGIPEAERQRLVSGVAAQYESEVVYHQINEQLEAQGVIFMDTDTALREHPEFFEEYFGTVIPAGDNKFAALNTAVWSGGSFVYVPPGVHVEIPLQAYFRINTENMGQFERTLIIADEGSYVHYIEGCTAPIYKSDSLHSAVVEIIVKKNARVRYTTIQNWSNNVYNLVTKRAVAHEGATMEWIDGNIGSKVTMKYPSIFLMGEHAKGETLSVAFAGPGQHQDAGAKMIHMAPYTQSSIVSKSIARGGGRAGYRGEVRVDANAHHSANTVRCDALLVDSISRSDTYPAIDIRVDDVQLGHEATVSKVSEEQLFYLQSRGLPEDEAMAMIVRGFIEPIARELPMEYALELNKLIEMGMEGSVG; via the coding sequence ATGACTGATGTACTGATCGACCGGCCCGAGCTCGAGGGGCTGGGGGTGTACGAGTTCGGCTGGCACGACGCCGACGCCGCGGGTGCCGTTGCACAGCGCGGTATCAACGAGAGCGTCGTGCGAGGCATCTCCGCCCTCAAGGACGAACCCGAGTGGATGCTGAAGACCCGTCTGAAGGGCTATCAGCTCTTCGGCCGCAAGCCGATGCCGACGTGGGGCGCCGACCTCAGCGAGATCGACTTCGACAACATCAAGTACTTCGTCCGCTCGACGGAGAAGCAGGCCGGTACCTGGGAGGAACTCCCGGAAGACATCCGGAACACGTACGAACGGCTCGGCATCCCCGAGGCCGAGCGCCAGCGACTCGTCTCCGGCGTCGCCGCGCAGTACGAGTCTGAGGTGGTCTACCACCAGATCAACGAGCAGCTCGAAGCCCAGGGCGTCATCTTCATGGACACCGACACGGCGCTGCGCGAGCACCCCGAGTTCTTCGAGGAGTACTTCGGCACCGTGATCCCGGCCGGCGACAACAAGTTCGCCGCGCTGAACACGGCCGTCTGGTCGGGCGGATCGTTCGTCTACGTGCCCCCGGGCGTCCACGTCGAGATCCCGCTCCAGGCCTACTTCCGCATCAACACCGAGAACATGGGCCAGTTCGAGCGCACGCTGATCATCGCCGACGAAGGCTCGTACGTCCACTACATCGAGGGCTGCACCGCCCCCATCTACAAGAGCGACTCGCTGCACTCGGCCGTGGTCGAGATCATCGTGAAGAAGAACGCCCGCGTTCGCTACACGACGATCCAGAACTGGTCGAACAACGTCTACAACCTCGTCACCAAGCGGGCCGTGGCCCACGAGGGCGCGACGATGGAGTGGATCGACGGCAACATCGGCTCGAAGGTCACGATGAAGTACCCGTCGATCTTCCTCATGGGCGAGCACGCGAAGGGCGAGACCCTCTCCGTCGCCTTCGCCGGCCCCGGCCAGCACCAGGACGCCGGCGCGAAGATGATCCACATGGCGCCGTACACGCAGTCGTCGATCGTGTCGAAATCGATCGCCCGGGGCGGTGGACGCGCCGGCTACCGCGGCGAGGTGCGCGTCGACGCGAATGCGCACCACTCCGCGAACACCGTGAGGTGCGACGCGCTGCTGGTGGATTCGATCTCCCGGTCCGACACCTATCCTGCGATCGACATCCGTGTCGACGACGTGCAGCTCGGCCACGAGGCGACCGTGTCGAAGGTCAGCGAAGAGCAGCTGTTCTACCTGCAGTCGCGCGGTCTCCCGGAAGACGAGGCCATGGCGATGATCGTGCGCGGGTTCATCGAGCCGATCGCCCGCGAGCTTCCCATGGAATACGCGCTCGAGCTGAACAAGCTCATCGAGATGGGCATGGAGGGCAGCGTCGGATGA
- the sufD gene encoding Fe-S cluster assembly protein SufD produces the protein MTTTTTVPLPGSTAHTDGGWDDKTAPVVPVQTRSERPTSFDVADFGTPTGREVNWKHTPVDRLRALFADDVADEDAALRRDLGSASSHVVASSGLDAPVRGEHFRPEDVVAATAWQRSTDALHVRLAADEELTEPLRIDVTGLGAGLVATDHIVIEAMPHARGTVVLYHSGSAAYAQNVEILVRDGADLTVITVQRWNDDAVHAASHQARVDRDAKLTHIVASLGGGVVRVNPSVELSGSGSEGRLFGLSFSDAGQHLESQVYLHHKGDHTKGDVLYKGALQGESARSVWIGDVLIGPDAVATDSYEANRNLLLTDGARADSIPNLEIQTGDILGAGHASATGRFDDEQLFYLQARGIDEDEARRLVVVGFLSEIVQRIGVADLQVELTEAIERELQEGVTA, from the coding sequence ATGACGACGACCACCACCGTCCCCCTCCCCGGAAGCACCGCACACACCGACGGAGGATGGGACGACAAGACCGCGCCCGTCGTCCCGGTGCAGACGCGTTCCGAGCGGCCGACCTCGTTCGACGTGGCCGATTTCGGCACGCCGACCGGCCGCGAGGTCAACTGGAAGCACACGCCCGTCGACCGTCTGCGAGCCCTGTTCGCCGATGACGTCGCCGACGAGGATGCCGCGCTCCGCCGCGACCTCGGATCGGCGTCGTCGCACGTCGTCGCGTCTTCGGGGCTCGACGCCCCGGTGCGCGGTGAGCACTTCCGCCCGGAAGACGTCGTCGCCGCCACGGCCTGGCAGCGCTCGACCGACGCCCTCCACGTGCGTCTCGCCGCCGACGAGGAGCTCACAGAGCCCCTCCGCATCGACGTGACGGGGCTCGGAGCGGGTCTCGTCGCAACGGATCACATCGTGATCGAGGCGATGCCGCACGCGCGGGGCACCGTCGTGCTGTACCACTCGGGCTCGGCCGCCTATGCGCAGAACGTCGAGATCCTCGTGCGCGACGGTGCCGACCTCACGGTCATCACCGTGCAGCGATGGAACGACGACGCCGTGCACGCGGCCTCCCACCAGGCGCGGGTCGACCGCGACGCGAAGCTCACCCACATCGTGGCGAGCCTCGGCGGCGGAGTCGTGCGCGTGAACCCCTCGGTCGAACTGTCGGGTTCGGGGTCGGAGGGCCGCCTGTTCGGTCTGTCGTTCTCCGACGCCGGCCAGCACCTCGAATCGCAGGTCTACCTCCACCACAAGGGCGACCACACGAAGGGCGACGTCCTGTACAAGGGCGCGCTGCAGGGCGAGAGCGCGCGCAGCGTCTGGATCGGCGACGTGCTGATCGGTCCCGACGCCGTCGCGACCGACTCGTACGAGGCGAACCGCAACCTGCTCCTCACCGACGGCGCGCGCGCCGACTCGATCCCGAACCTCGAGATCCAGACGGGCGACATCCTCGGTGCCGGCCACGCCAGTGCGACGGGCCGGTTCGACGACGAGCAGCTGTTCTACCTCCAGGCCCGCGGCATCGACGAGGACGAGGCACGCCGCCTGGTCGTCGTCGGATTCCTCAGCGAGATCGTGCAGCGCATCGGCGTCGCCGACCTCCAGGTCGAGCTCACCGAAGCCATCGAACGAGAACTGCAAGAGGGAGTCACCGCGTGA
- a CDS encoding non-heme iron oxygenase ferredoxin subunit: protein MSATRICALSELEQDTALRVEVEGVPMAVVLDGNGEVHAIGDTCTHGEVSLAEGFVDGDTLECWAHGSAFSLTTGHPLNLPAYEPVPVYVVTIEGDDVLVDPAVTRPTN, encoded by the coding sequence GTGAGCGCGACCCGTATCTGCGCGCTGAGCGAGCTGGAGCAGGACACCGCTCTCCGTGTCGAGGTCGAGGGCGTGCCGATGGCCGTCGTCCTCGACGGCAACGGAGAGGTGCACGCCATCGGCGACACCTGCACGCACGGCGAGGTGTCGCTCGCCGAGGGTTTCGTCGACGGCGACACCCTCGAATGCTGGGCGCACGGATCGGCGTTCTCGCTGACCACCGGGCACCCGCTGAATCTTCCGGCCTACGAGCCGGTCCCCGTCTACGTGGTGACGATCGAGGGCGACGACGTGCTCGTCGATCCCGCCGTCACGCGTCCCACGAACTGA